The stretch of DNA AGGAAGTTATGACTTCCGAAAAAGGGAAGTCAAGAGTTCCCGAAAAAGGAAGTCAAGACTTCCCAAAAAAGGAGTTAATTAATACTGATCTTAATAAGACTGAGGTTAATGAGACTGAGAAGAATGAATCTAATCGATCAATCTATCCATCAAAGAATTCGCACGCGATTGAAAAAGAAAATGAGATGGATCGATGGATGGAATATCGGGATGTTTTCAAGAAAAATATTGACTATGAAATCATGATGCAAAGATACCCTGACTCGATTCCTGAAATCCTTGAGATCTTAGTCGAGACAGCATGTTCAGGTTCAAAGTATTTTCGTATCAACAGCTCGCAGATACCTGCCGAAAGAGTCAGGGAGCGGCTCCTAAGTCTGAACTCAATGCATGTCGAGTACGTTTTGGACGCGATGAGGGATAACTCAAGTGATGTGAAGAATATCAGGGCTTTTCTGTTGTCTGCACTCTATAACGCCAGCAAAACGATCAACAGCTATTACCAGGCCAAAGTAAATCATGACCTGTACGGTAACCCCAAACAAGGATGGTGATCATGCAGGAAGAAGT from Brevefilum fermentans encodes:
- a CDS encoding DUF6017 domain-containing protein, with protein sequence MKSHQFDYYYGKQAEQFTFYRIPKRLFTDSTFADLSSAAKVLYGLMLDRMSLSVSNEWKDDQDRVFIYFTLTEIQELMNCGHNKAVRLLAELDSIKGIGLIERVKQGMGRPNRIYVMNFLVSEEIKDFPKEEVMTSEKGKSRVPEKGSQDFPKKELINTDLNKTEVNETEKNESNRSIYPSKNSHAIEKENEMDRWMEYRDVFKKNIDYEIMMQRYPDSIPEILEILVETACSGSKYFRINSSQIPAERVRERLLSLNSMHVEYVLDAMRDNSSDVKNIRAFLLSALYNASKTINSYYQAKVNHDLYGNPKQGW